In the Salvia hispanica cultivar TCC Black 2014 unplaced genomic scaffold, UniMelb_Shisp_WGS_1.0 HiC_scaffold_976, whole genome shotgun sequence genome, CTCAAAAAAGCCTTGATAAACCCCACACATTTAGTGCTTTCATGACTCAAAAGTTTATCCAAAAATGACGAAATTGCCCCTGCATGGGCCATCCATGCCATGCCACTCCATTGCTTAAATACCACCACCTTCTCCTCCCTTTCTCCCCTTTCACCGTCCTTCCCTCTCCGGCCACACCTCCGCCCCATGCTATTCTCTCTCGAAAACCTCCCGCTTCGGCCCACTCAACCCGGTTATCCCCCTTGGGACGCCCTTGAACCGGCGGTTGTTTTGAACCCGCAAGAACCGGTCTATTCCAACTCCGGTTCACATGACACAGTACCAGCATCCGATGCTGTCGTGGACGAGAGAGTGCGCAGGCGCAGATTGTCGAACCGGGAATCAGCTCGGCGCTCGCGCATGCGGAAACAGAAGCATTTAGAGAACTTGAGGAACGAACTGAACCGGCTGCGGTTAATGAACCGGGAATTATTGAACCGGGTTATGCTGGCGGTTCATCAGGACCAAGTGGTCCGCGGCGAGAATAAGCGGCTCTGCTCAGAGGCGGCGATTCTCCGGCGAAGATTATGTGATGTGAGGCGAGATTTGCTATTCCGGCAGCTTCAGCAGCATTTTAGTCCCTCTACATGGCAATATTGCAATAATGTTACATCAATTAATGGACAATTACCACAATTCTCTTTAATTAGCTAGCCTAATTAATCACTAATTAAGATTAATTAGACCATGGACcgtcataaaaaaattgaacgaGCGCAAATTTAGTGTATGTGAAATTACTTGAGGaagaaaatagagataaattttCTGATTGAATTGGTAAATAAATGGtttctttcccttttcttttacctttcccttttctcttttttttttccaaatctaTTGCGGTTTCTATTTATTAGGCTTCTTCTCATAAGAAACAATTGTTCAAaaaagttcaagaaaaattgaatgGAACAGTGAGGTTTGAACATATAAGGATGAAGATACCATAATCTGTTATAGCCTCAAAACTCAAACAAGAATGCAGCTTGCTGCAATCGTTCACGCTCTGCTCGATACAGATTACAGACACAATAAGATTCACAGCATACAGCTACAGATCAAGATAATCGAATCTtgataaaactataaaattgtTGGAGTGCAAAATCGCATGGCCAGAAATCACACCTATGATCTTCACAAGATTTTAATCCTCTTAGCCACGTCCGCAGCCTTAATATCTGGTGGCAGCATGATAAAAGCCTTCTTTGTTCCAGCAGGCGTGATCGAAGTATTCACTTTCTTCACCCTTATCTTAAACATATTTATGGCAGCCTCTCTGATATTCTTCTTATCAGCTCGTTTGTCGACAACAAAGACCAAAGTGTTACATTCCAACATTGCCTTAATTGCAGACTCCGTCCCAAGAGGATATCTGAAGATTTGAAAATGGTCAGTTGTTTTTATCACAGCAGCACTACTGTTAAGGCGCGTGGgattcatttccttttttgaattCTTCGCAGCAGATGACTGTGAACCTTCCTTTTTTGATTTCTTTACTGCAGAAAATGGCGCTGGCTCTAAGAAAACGGCATCctcaaactttaaattcaaGGCATCCGTGCTCATGAATTCTTGTTTCAAAGGTTCAGGTTCATAGTAATTTTCAGCCTTCTTGGGCACAGCATGCACGGAAACTCTATCTAGAAGCTTGGTCTCCAATGCTTGGAACCTGCCAACCACATCCTATTTTCCAATTAGTGAAGAAAGTATCAGATAACAATATAAGTTTTCACAATAGTTTTACATATATGAATTAGTCTTCTGCAGACTTCATAGTTGGCAAATGATAACCaaataatattctttaaaaCTGTGATTTTTGTTTAGCACGATTATATTAGTAAGACTAATATTACCTATGTCAGTGGATGCtagttaaaaaatgaaattgaaagtTGAACTTGAAGGATGGGATTGTGAAATAAATTGTGGCTGAGACTTCCTCGTTGTGTAACTCAAGTTCCAGAGAATGGCAAGTAAAAcgaaaatgatttaatttccGACCTACAAGCTTTTACAGAAGAAGTTTTTCTGAAATAATAATAGGGGCGCAGTACAACCAAGTTTTCTATGAAAACTAGGACTGACTGCTTATGTTAGTAGTTTACAGGAAACCTTAACAATTTAAGAAGAAACGAGAGATAAAACTTCTGTTTCAAATAGATCAGAACAATGAAGCAAAAAAGCACAGGTGAACTCCCAATAAAATGTGGTTTAGcaatataatactactcctaatTATTAGATGTCAGGCAACGAATTAGCCaactcaaaatgaaagaatggTTTTCATAAgattgtttaaaatttaataaggaCAGAAGTTTATGTAAATTTCCCAGGATATGACGCACAGCCAACAAAGACATTATAGAGGACTCTCATTGCTTAGGCTAAAATGGGAACACGGCATTCTAGATGCAATGCGAGTCCATTCGCCATTCTACTATAGATTGCATACTTGAACTCAAGCACTAAATTGTTGGTGACATTCTATGAGGTGCATAGTTGAGAAGATTCAGAATGACAACCGGCTTGCTTCAACGAAGTTAGCACCCGTAACAACATAGGTCATCTACTCATCACATCAAATGCTAAGAGAACTACTAGAATCTCAATTTTGTAGCTTATGGTAAAGAAAGCAAATTAGATTACTACAATAAACGAATGTTAATTCAATTATCAAATCCAACTAAT is a window encoding:
- the LOC125200456 gene encoding 60S ribosomal protein L23A-like, whose protein sequence is MNLQMIVSSVAPPAPVASGILFRRPGALNFSSGGTSSASTKLSSLSSTFFPVQKDVVGRFQALETKLLDRVSVHAVPKKAENYYEPEPLKQEFMSTDALNLKFEDAVFLEPAPFSAVKKSKKEGSQSSAAKNSKKEMNPTRLNSSAAVIKTTDHFQIFRYPLGTESAIKAMLECNTLVFVVDKRADKKNIREAAINMFKIRVKKVNTSITPAGTKKAFIMLPPDIKAADVAKRIKIL